The sequence below is a genomic window from Phoenix dactylifera cultivar Barhee BC4 chromosome 8, palm_55x_up_171113_PBpolish2nd_filt_p, whole genome shotgun sequence.
TGTTGGAGAGTTACCCTTCGGTCCTGTCAGTGGAACAAACAAACATAAAATACCATCTGCTTGAGTTCAttcttaatttttaaaagaGGAAAGATTGGCAACTGTAAGATACTAACTTCTGCAAACAAGAGTTTCTTGGTAACAAACTGAATAAGAGCAGCAGACCCTAAAAGCTGGAGTACTGTTTCTATCTGcagcaaaaaaaatatgttataaCTGTGCACAATCTTATAGGAAGATTTCTCCtaagaacaagcacaatgtAGTAGAAAATACAACATACCTCTGTAATGGCAAATAGACCTATCCCGGTAGCAGCTGCTATTCCAAGAGTAACAGGCAGACTGTCTGAACTCTCCTGCACATTGCAATATAAGCATCcatatttttcagaattttaaattgCAAGTTCTGCATCTTTCTGTTTCAACTGCTAGTATAAATGTATATTGAAGAAAAAGGCAAGATTcatattattaaaagaaaaaagggatgACAAAAGAAATTTGGTGCATGGACAAATTATTCAAACTGGAAACATACCCATTATAAAAGTGCAAGTTAGCCAACTTACCCCAAGTGCACTACTAACTGTATCCCTTAAATCACCAAAATCAACATTCAGTGCCTTCTTAGGAGGTGACCATGGAAGTCCACTGTTCTGCAATGGAGAAATTTGCACTAGTAAAATTATTAATGTAACATATCGATAAAAGTTGTAATTATTCACTAAATAAATtatagaaaaaggaaacaatGACCATCCATCCTCGAGTTCCCTCTGCACCATCTCTTATTGCATAAGCAGCCTTGAACCCATTAGCTGTAACCAGTTCCGCAACCAGTTCAGAATTACCATCAAACCTGGCCTTGTTCAAATATTCATAAGGTCATTTTTAGTTTTAGAAACATTAGCAATTAAAGTACACAGAAGCAAGGGATTTTTTGTCGTATATTTAGTAATAACGACAGTTGCACAAATGGTCTAGGAAACAAAGGGTAGCTTACTATTGTTGATATGCAGACAGTGCACCAAACAAGATGATTATTTCACTGCAAATTTTGACTAGAAGGGTGATCCACCTTCTAATTTCAACTTTGTTCAATCAACTAATGGTGCCAAGGCTGAAGGTCTAGTTCTTCGCTACAAATTAGTACAATTTCGCCAACAGAGAAAGAAGATCTTATCCTTTAATAACGAATTGTTTCACAGGGAACAGGAAGATTGGTAATATACACCTTTATCCGTTATTTCCATGAGAAAATGGCATTGTGTCTGTAGAGAACCCTACTAAAATGGCCAAGAAAGTTTTCAATGAATCTATGCTTTAAGTATGTAGAAGCAGTGTATATCTTTGTAAGAGGTGTGCTGCTTAACTTCAGCAAGGGCAAAAGAGTTAAAAGTCACCTGATTTTGCATGGCTACAGTACATGCATTCTATGCATCATAGCTGCATCTTAGATTGCAGAGTCTACAGAGAATACAATTTTCTGCTTTTGGTTTTGGTCCATTTAGACTACATACATCCAGGGACTGACTGCCCGCAAGATTCTAGGCAATTTTCTACTCTGTCAAATGGTACAGGACTTCTCCTCTCATTGTTAAAACAAAGTTCATGACATCTTTCAGTTTTGCACAACCCAACTTGATGAATATCTCCTCACCTTCAGGTGAATAACTTGTGCATTAGTAGATATGCAATTAGGAGGACCCAGTTCCGGTTAGTTTTGACCCAGTTCCAAATGGGACCATAACAAAATCCAACATGGACTCTGTAACCATCATGTCTGTACCTCATCTCTGGCCTAATCCAGTTTTTAGGCAGGTAATATATTATCAAGATTCTGGATCCCATAACCCAATCAGGTCAGTCCAACGTTATGCGAGAACCTTAAGTGAATTAGCTATATGAATCCCTTGACCCTTGCTACATGGGCTACCTAATAGATGCATATCAAATATCAAGTCAAGTTATTTAGTCACGTTTCATGTTCTTCAAATGTTAGGGATATAAGGTTGAGGTCTTGAGAATGCTTCAAACTAATGCAGAGTACCATGTCAAGGATTTTTCTACATAAAACATTGTATCCTCCGTCTTTGTTCTGCAGGCATCTGATATGATGACTTTATTACATTCTATCAGGCAGCTGCTGCTGGCTTATGGGAACTACTCTAAATCCTGTGTCTAAATAATGAAAAAACTACTAAAGTCGGTAATTCCATTTTCTTAAAACCATGCCAAACACGCACAGAAACAATGAAGAATCGTTCTAAACAATTCTATCTCTGTAACACTAATAAATTTAACAAGTATAGAATCTTAAGGAAGAGCCATGGCAGCATTCTTGGATAATAAAATAGGAACTGAATCAGTTGCGACCAAACAGCAAGCAAGTTTGTGATCTTACTTGTCAAGAACGAACAATGTGGTATTCGCAGGGTCCTTAAATTTCAAAGCCAGCTTCTTCAAGAACCCCGGCTTGTCATTTCCTCTATACATGATCGAAACCGCCTTCTTCTTCAAACCCCGGACATCCGGGCTGCCCACCTCCTTAAAATCCCTCCCTTCTCTTATATCAAGCAGCTGAGCATCCACATCATCCGATAGCTTCGCGTAAGCAGTCCTCGCAGACTCCACCCCCCAAGGCTTCGGCTTCTGCAAAATCCACGACAGAACCAGCGGCACCGCCAGCACCGCAACTCCTCCGCCGACAACCAGAGGATTCGCCGCCCCAAATTTTACGATCCCATCAAGAAACTGGCCGATATCAAAACTGGCGGAGCCTCCGAAAGAGAAGTCGGTCTGGCCCAGAGCTTCCTCGTAGGTCAGGGCCTTGGCCAGGCCGCCGGCGCACGGTGCCGCGGAGAGAGCGGCTAAACCCCCGGCAAAACCACGGGAGAGAAGCTCGGACGAGGGAAAGGGTGGGTGGGCATCGGAGGTGGAAGGCCTCGCGAGTCTAAACGGGAAGAGCTTTTTGGGTTCTGCTTTCCTGTCTGAAGAGATGACGGTCTTGTGGAGCGAGACTGGTGTTAGGCCTGCAGCGTTGAGGACCTCCATGGCATAATTCCTCGCTGGCGTTGAGAATTTTGGAGAGGATTTGGAAGAGGGAATTCAGGAAATCGATGGGAACGCATCGGTTTCCATAGAGATTGATATGTTTTGGAGAGAACTCCTTTTTTACTCTCTTTCGAAAGCTCCAGACCTGAGAGATCGGGAAGAGGAAAGGATCGTGCGTTGGATGGTGGAGAATAGCCGCCTTGGTTTCCGGGTGGGAGAAGGGGATGGGATGGCGTGGAAAGAGACATGGGAGGGCTGCCAATGGTGGCCCGCCAAGTGGACGTTTGAGGATGAGATGGTGGTGGACTTTCTTCCGCGTGGCTTTCGTGCGGATGGAAATGCTTGAGGATGGTTTGATGTGGAGTCTCCGCTGCGGCGTTTTGCGCAGGATTTTTAATTTGGCCGAGGCTCTGAGCTTAGGAATTAGGGTGGTGGAGCGGTACGTACTGCAGTCTCCCTGCTAGTACACGGGTAAGTCTCATGGATAGCTTggtttttactttttatttaaaatttttattataatattttcatgactgatttttttttggattctaTTAATGGCTCTAAATCGAAGCctctggcaaaaaaaaaaataattttactgTTGAATTAAGAATTTTTGGAGGTATATATTTAGtttcacatcgattattcggtGAATAAATCCTACATACTTATACAGAAATAAGAAACGTAAAAAATATCTTTCCACTAATTTTTTTTGATCTTGTTATAAATAGTATTAAAGCAGATTTAACcgataacctatgtggactagaaaaTATGCACCATATCTTAAAAGCACGAGATGCATTCTAAAAAAAGCAATCTAATGTtactgaaaagaaaaaatttaagcAAATATTATGCTAGAAATATTTGTTTCTTCCATTTAAGGCTTCATGCTTGTGCACAACATAATGAATGCTCAAACACTCAGTGCATTTTTGTATGACCAACGGGAAGAGAAACTATAGCTTGTCTACCTTCGTGAGAGTTATTTGTTCGTACTTTGATTCGTTGGTTATTTGGGATAGGTACATGTACAACCGTAAAAAATGGATACACCATGAATTGTACTAGGGAATCCAATGCCAACGAATCAAATC
It includes:
- the LOC103702952 gene encoding rhodanese-like domain-containing protein 4, chloroplastic, with protein sequence MEVLNAAGLTPVSLHKTVISSDRKAEPKKLFPFRLARPSTSDAHPPFPSSELLSRGFAGGLAALSAAPCAGGLAKALTYEEALGQTDFSFGGSASFDIGQFLDGIVKFGAANPLVVGGGVAVLAVPLVLSWILQKPKPWGVESARTAYAKLSDDVDAQLLDIREGRDFKEVGSPDVRGLKKKAVSIMYRGNDKPGFLKKLALKFKDPANTTLFVLDKFDGNSELVAELVTANGFKAAYAIRDGAEGTRGWMNSGLPWSPPKKALNVDFGDLRDTVSSALGESSDSLPVTLGIAAATGIGLFAITEIETVLQLLGSAALIQFVTKKLLFAEDRRVTLQQADEFLNTKVAPKELVDEIKMIGRALLPVPTTVKAGLPAPVEGNPDTSTSSIPVQKGDAVPGTKAEMKEAASTEPSPTVNSVPIEEVREESVPVMPRPLSPYPYYPDFKPPSSPSPSPP